From one Drosophila subpulchrella strain 33 F10 #4 breed RU33 chromosome 3L, RU_Dsub_v1.1 Primary Assembly, whole genome shotgun sequence genomic stretch:
- the LOC119554564 gene encoding 39S ribosomal protein L46, mitochondrial: MLRRLVQLGARELSRSQSSAAAAEKWDLYAGVLVERLPVVSKSLNPLEKQFQDMLWRVEYENSLKSDHELKHEREIVQAELIKKGKMQVDMEDSGSKQTAQDRKDAYIEELKKFQLGARTTPDDQANRTSSTDRCLEDTLYLLVQQKLGQQEHLVLPQGKREEGESMRQTAERVLRERCGQELQVLFYGNAPVGFHKYKYPSNQRTESVGAKVFFYRASLRSGQVAEKVAKFEWLPKEELNGKLKNAAYAESVNKFLL, from the coding sequence atgCTGCGTCGTCTTGTCCAATTGGGTGCCCGGGAGCTGAGCCGAAGCCAGtcctccgccgccgccgcgGAGAAGTGGGATCTGTATGCCGGCGTGCTCGTGGAGCGCCTGCCCGTGGTCTCCAAGTCGCTCAATCCCCTCGAGAAACAGTTCCAGGACATGCTGTGGCGTGTGGAGTACGAGAACAGTCTGAAGTCCGACCACGAGCTGAAGCATGAGCGCGAGATCGTCCAGGCTGAGTTGATCAAGAAGGGCAAGATGCAGGTGGACATGGAGGACAGCGGCTCCAAGCAGACGGCACAGGACCGCAAGGATGCGTACATCGAGGAGCTGAAGAAATTCCAGCTGGGAGCACGCACCACGCCCGATGACCAGGCCAACAGGACCAGCTCCACGGACCGCTGCCTGGAGGACACGCTCTACCTTCTCGTCCAGCAGAAGCTCGGTCAGCAGGAGCACCTCGTCCTGCCACAGGGCAAGCGCGAGGAGGGCGAGTCCATGCGCCAAACGGCGGAGCGGGTTCTCCGCGAGAGGTGCGGCCAGGAGTTGCAGGTCCTCTTCTACGGCAACGCCCCCGTGGGCTTCCACAAGTACAAGTATCCCAGCAACCAGCGGACGGAGAGCGTCGGCGCCAAGGTCTTCTTCTATAGGGCATCCCTGCGCTCCGGCCAGGTGGCGGAGAAGGTGGCCAAGTTCGAGTGGCTGCCCAAGGAGGAGCTCAACGGAAAACTTAAAAATGCAGCCTATGCGGAAAGCGTTAACAAGTTCTTGTTGTAA
- the LOC119554072 gene encoding ankyrin-3 translates to MGGSVSQVFRSGSALLSHRDGKLSKATEETIQTLFDILRANPKVSLQTLESLLIQIPKNENILAMHDDYGYNILQRSVGLNHIDLTKWLLHRHRPDVNRSPCSLPLHIATLRGYEECVELLLRHGARIDVDTRMCFPGAHTRNCEESGKWHNNVDDVSERLNTKLQNALYYAIDGDQYNVLSLLTQKMEEPWIPFRVKKPLLHLACERGAWNCVQQLVVTRSEEINLIMDEYYPIHHAVLHDGRFLELLIHQGAITTVRTCTQQMTLLHVVIFAARKSADDTLATLRILLERGCKELINAPDSLGNTPLHALIVRYALEEARYGYDKWSKWDVLHLVRFLLQNGAKQSINQAGNSAMACVFRHLRDWEVCYELLSMLIKENGDPNIVGRDGSVPIMVLLVPLINKDHLHHFTHSMKVCYLNCIRMLLQHGANPNCSYRANLKPLHVLVFTVSENFTLNCDAQKRTNFDFIKNILLMLLQHGLDCNKTYQHILQAVMDMVQNVRTCHDMECVYELTLTLIQYGADPNIVLSGKTTPGITIFSNELATFRSSFRTNSCYLLFYYIILITKKEFILNDPHASYTRVIHLFYLTMHHEPLFNCLKALHNFYVAQVPSKKTEQLIALISTLYRRPRSLKQLSRWAIYEAMNRKLAQNINRLNLPGQLKDYVLQFER, encoded by the exons ATGGGCGGCTCCGTGAGCCAGGTGTTCCGCTCCGGATCCGCGCTCCTCTCGCATCGCGATGGCAAGCTGTCCAAGGCCACCGAGGAGACCATCCAGACGCTGTTCGACATCCTACGCGCCAACCCCAAGGTGTCGCTGCAGACGCTCGAGAGCCTACTCATCCAGATACCCAAGAACGAGAACATCCTGGCCATGCACGACGACTATGGCTACAACATCCTGCAGCGCAGCGTTGGCCTCAATCACATCGATCTCACCAAGTGGCTGCTGCACCGCCATCGCCCGGACGTGAACCGGTCGCCCTGCTCCCTGCCCTTGCACATCGCTACTCTGCGTGGCTACGAGGAGTGCGTGGAGCTGCTCCTGCGGCACGGCGCTCGCATCGACGTGGACACTAGGATGTGTTTTCCCGGCGCCCATACGCGCAACTGCGAGGAGAGCGGCAAGTGGCACAACAACGTGGACGACGTCAGCGAGCGCCTGAACACCAAGCTGCAGAATGCCCTATACTACGCCATCGATGGGGATCAGTACAATGTGCTCAGTCTGCTCACCCAAAAGATGGAGGAGCCGTGGATCCCTTTCCGAGTGAAGAAGCCGCTGCTGCACTTAGCCTGCGAACGCGGCGCCTGGAACTGCGTCCAGCAGCTGGTTGTAACACGCTCGGAGGAAATCAATCTCATCATGGACGAGTATTACCCGATTCACCACGCCGTGCTCCATGACGGCCGCTTCCTTGAGCTACTCATCCACCAGGGCGCGATCACAACTGTGCGGACTTGCACCCAGCAGATGACCCTGCTGCATGTGG TTATCTTTGCTGCTCGCAAATCGGCAGACGATACCCTCGCCACTCTTCGCATCCTGCTGGAACGCGGCTGCAAGGAGCTTATTAACGCGCCCGACTCCCTGGGAAACACCCCGTTGCACGCCTTGATAGTGCGCTATGCCCTGGAGGAAGCTCGCTATGGCTACGACAAGTGGAGCAAGTGGGACGTCCTTCATCTAGTTCGATTCCTGCTGCAGAACGGGGCCAAACAGTCGATCAACCAGGCAGGAAACAGTGCCATGGCATGTGTGTTTCGACATCTACGCGATTGGGAAGTTTGCTACGAGCTGCTCAGCATGCTCATCAAGGAGAATG GGGATCCCAACATCGTCGGGAGGGATGGATCTGTACCCATCATGGTTCTGCTAGTGCCATTAATTAATAAGGATCACCTGCATCATTTCACGCACTCAATGAAG GTCTGCTATTTGAACTGCATTCGCATGCTGCTGCAGCACGGAGCCAATCCCAATTGCTCCTACCGCGCCAACCTCAAGCCGCTGCACGTGCTCGTTTTCACGGTGAGCGAGAACTTTACGCTCAACTGCGACGCCCAGAAGCGCACAAACTTCGACTTCATCAAGAACATCCTCCTGATGCTGCTACAGCACGGCCTGGACTGCAATAAGACATATCAGCACATTCTGCAGGCGGTGATGGACATGGTGCAGAATGTGCGCACCTGCCACGACATGGAATGCGTCTACGAGCTGACTTTGACGCTAATCCAGTATGGGGCCGACCCCAACATTGTGCTCAGCGGAAAGACTACGCCCGGCATCACCATCTTCTCCAACGAGCTGGCCACTTTCCGCAGTTCGTTCCGCACGAATTCGTGTTACCTGCTTTTCTACTACATCATCCTGATCACGAAGAAGGAGTTCATCCTAAACGATCCGCACGCGTCGTACACGCGTGTGATACACCTCTTCTACCTGACCATGCACCACGAGCCGCTTTTCAATTGCCTCAAGGCGCTGCACAACTTTTACGTGGCCCAGGTGCCCAGCAAGAAGACGGAGCAGCTAATAGCTCTGATCTCGACGCTCTATCGTCGGCCGCGCAGTCTGAAGCAGCTGTCGCGCTGGGCCATCTACGAGGCGATGAACCGCAAACTGGCCCAGAACATCAATCGTCTGAACCTGCCCGGTCAGCTAAAGGACTATGTGCTGCAGTTCGAGAGGTAG
- the LOC119554566 gene encoding U6 snRNA-associated Sm-like protein LSm8, producing the protein MSGLESYINHTVSIITADGRNFIGTLKGFDQTINIIIDECHERVFSTSSGIEQIVLGLHIIRGDNIAVIGLIDETIDSRLDLANIRGEPLGPVVH; encoded by the coding sequence ATGTCCGGATTGGAATCGTACATCAACCACACAGTGTCCATCATCACGGCGGACGGACGGAACTTCATTGGGACGCTCAAGGGATTCGACCAGACCATCAATATCATCATCGACGAGTGCCATGAGCGCGTCTTCTCCACCAGCTCCGGCATCGAGCAGATCGTCCTAGGACTGCACATCATCCGCGGGGACAACATCGCCGTGATCGGCCTGATAGACGAGACCATCGACTCCCGCCTGGATCTGGCCAACATCCGTGGCGAGCCCCTGGGCCCGGTGGTGCACTAG
- the LOC119554563 gene encoding DNA polymerase delta subunit 2, protein MTNRLETKYENLSSVFRLKGHDYQKQFCHLYAHRLAEMTRLLTPLVQKKWGDKEPIKKLCELRGEQDVHCILIGTIFKYQAHKPSILRDISEENQLAPQPPRQNYSEPEDKIVLEDELQRVRLQGEVSGQLLATGVVCAALGGTDSEGFFNVEDILFYESGPQKPLATTKRSRLLVLASGLDQLQAHNFVEALNLFQYWLAGSLGNGKEAGSMVRLIVAGNSVRASAVAHVPTLQVARTQANANDTVQAVTQLDQWFAAWARSLPVDIMPGAYDPANFMLPQQPFHKCMFPQAAQLASFQAVTNPYNCRLDEALIVGSSGQNVADLLRSTSLDSPLEALRCTLTWGHIAPTAPDTLACYPYIDSDPFILRECPHIYFAGNCESFATEIHEDSTQAKRTRLVCVPSFSRTQSVAVVDLDTLDCRQVNFSVDAE, encoded by the coding sequence ATGACCAACCGCCTGGAGACCAAGTACGAGAACCTGAGCAGCGTCTTCCGGCTCAAGGGACACGACTACCAGAAGCAGTTCTGCCACCTGTATGCCCACCGCCTAGCCGAGATGACGCGCCTCCTGACGCCGCTGGTCCAGAAGAAGTGGGGCGACAAGGAGCCCATAAAAAAGCTTTGCGAGCTGCGCGGCGAACAGGACGTCCACTGCATCCTGATCGGCACCATCTTCAAGTACCAGGCCCACAAGCCCAGCATCCTGCGGGACATCTCCGAGGAGAACCAGTTGGCGCCCCAGCCGCCGCGACAGAACTACTCGGAGCCGGAGGACAAGATTGTATTGGAGGATGAGTTACAGCGCGTGCGACTTCAGGGCGAGGTGAGTGGCCAGCTCCTGGCCACCGGGGTTGTGTGCGCCGCCCTCGGCGGAACCGATAGTGAGGGATTCTTCAACGTGGAGGACATTCTCTTTTACGAAAGTGGACCTCAAAAGCCCCTGGCCACGACAAAGAGGAGTCGCCTGCTGGTGCTCGCCTCGGGATTGGACCAACTGCAGGCCCACAATTTCGTGGAGGCCCTAAATCTGTTCCAGTACTGGCTGGCTGGCAGTCTGGGCAACGGGAAGGAGGCTGGCTCGATGGTGCGCCTCATCGTGGCTGGAAACTCGGTGAGAGCCAGTGCCGTGGCCCATGTGCCTACGCTCCAGGTGGCCCGTACCCAGGCGAATGCCAACGATACCGTTCAGGCCGTGACCCAGTTGGACCAGTGGTTCGCCGCCTGGGCACGCAGCCTCCCCGTGGACATAATGCCGGGAGCCTACGACCCGGCCAACTTCATGCTGCCCCAGCAGCCGTTCCACAAGTGCATGTTTCCGCAGGCCGCCCAACTGGCCTCCTTTCAGGCGGTGACCAATCCCTACAACTGCCGGCTAGACGAGGCCCTGATTGTGGGCTCCTCCGGCCAGAATGTGGCGGATCTGCTGCGCAGCACTTCGCTGGACTCGCCCCTGGAGGCTCTACGATGCACCCTCACCTGGGGCCACATCGCACCCACTGCTCCGGACACTTTGGCCTGTTATCCCTACATAGACAGCGATCCCTTTATCCTACGCGAGTGTCCGCACATCTACTTCGCCGGCAACTGCGAGTCCTTCGCGACAGAGATCCACGAGGACTCTACCCAGGCCAAGCGCACACGCCTAGTGTGCGTGCCCAGCTTTAGCCGGACGCAGAGCGTGGCCGTGgtggacctggacacgctggaCTGCCGCCAGGTCAACTTCAGCGTGGATGCAGAATGA